One stretch of Hevea brasiliensis isolate MT/VB/25A 57/8 chromosome 12, ASM3005281v1, whole genome shotgun sequence DNA includes these proteins:
- the LOC110640535 gene encoding uncharacterized protein LOC110640535 — MATERQSNTQREHLEELKEVYCAIADRNWDGLINYYKRCPEHLLSPVNINGDRVFHLALNSKKKKPFEDLLEIVSSRAFPENTVRDIILTENEEKNNILHEAAIVGNFEVINFLVDGPYKELVKKLLGLKNVDGEVPLFTAAAFGRTKIVKFLASQEGQIEITNKRQTILNKIADDSRTRYVDGKSILQIAMEGQHFETALWLVNLDASLTVWNDTTSVSEDEEGTIAQKTSEFQQRINKEKKKSLGEEIPSTSESKGGESRPFALTTSPLQLKRKKEETPKVSEFEKGESRPIVLTTALHVLADMPSAFWSGYTVGNIFEYLVYFCIPVIDVEENDNQDPDSRLQEDLESGKTCNPERSLFHNFVARLRGSKCIRRLTRKIIKGYPMAGRIWEEKRKHKFALQLAQKLIRNTVWVEDFESDQFNWSRIPLLTSGRPSPLFIAIKTGIVEIVSEIIDAIPQYYVDLRNNKGQNILHWAVMYRREEIFNLLKDKGMSWDKMARKIDDDGSNLLHLVADTEHYTGGTKPGPALQLQEELQWFDRVKSVVPSYYPLLRAKMSKESQNRLKFARVIAKEEFKNPLTPRMLLELTHKTQLQEAQTWIKGTSQSCSTVAALVATVVFAAAYTIPGGVNERGFPVFLRAPYFIFFTVMDVIALAFSLTSVVAFLSILTSPFELDDFRRSIPWKLKFGFILLFLSVISAMLAFGATILLVIRSEKEWTTSLISIAAFFPVSVFTILQIHLYRTVIQDAFETVWKILPSFGVFSQSRGRKQH; from the exons ATGGCTACTGAAAG ACAAAGTAATACACAGCGAGAGCACCTTGAAGAATTGAAAGAAGTTTATTGCGCAATCGCGGATAGAAACTGGGATGGGTTGATTAATTACTATAAGCGTTGTCCTGAGCACCTGCTGTCTCCGGTGAATATCAATGGTGATAGGGTATTTCACTTGGCACTGAACAGCAAAAAGAAGAAACCATTTGAAGATCTTCTTGAAATTGTCAGTTCTAGGGCATTTCCGGAAAATACCGTTCGGGATATCATCCTTACGGAAAACGAAGAGAAAAACAATATTCTTCACGAGGCTGCCATCGTTGGAAACTTTGAGGTCATAAACTTCCTGGTCGATGGCCCCTACAAAGAACTAGTAAAGAAGCTACTTGGGCTTAAAAATGTGGACGGCGAGGTCCCACTGTTTACAGCtgctgcatttggtaggacaaaAATAGTCAAGTTCTTAGCGAGTCAAGAAGGACAGATTGaaataacaaataaaagacaAACAATTCTCAATAAGATAGCAGATGATAGCAGAACAAGATATGTTGATGGGAAATCTATCCTTCAAATTGCCATGGAAGGACAACACTTCG AGACTGCTTTGTGGTTGGTTAATCTTGATGCATCACTTACAGTGTGGAATGACACCACTTCAGTGTCGGAGGATGAAGAAGGCACGATTGCACAGAAAACTTCTGAGTTCCAGCAAAGGATAAACAAGGAGAAAAAAAAGTCGTTGGGGGAAGAAATTCCCTCGACTTCAGAGTCGAAGGGGGGTGAAAGTCGTCCGTTTGCACTGACAACTTCTCCGCTCCAactaaaaagaaaaaaggaagaaacTCCCAAGGTTTCAGAGTTTGAGAAGGGTGAAAGTCGCCCGATTGTTCTGACAACTGCTCTTCATGTTCTCGCTGATATGCCTTCTGCTTTCTGGAGTGGATACACCGTGGGGAACATTTTTGAATACTTGGTTTACTTTT GCATTCCCGTCATAGATGTGGAAGAAAATGACAATCAAGATCCAGATTCAAGATTGCAGGAAGATTTGGAGAGTGGCAAAACATGCAATCCAGAACGCAGTTTATTCCACAACTTTG TGGCTCGTTTGAGAGGATCAAAATGTATCAGACGATTGACTCGCAAAATCATCAaag GATACCCAATGGCGGGAAGAATATGGGAAGAGAAGAGAAAGCACAAATTTGCTTTACAGCTTGCCCAGAAGCTAATAAGGAATACTGTTTGGGTGGAAGATTTTGAATCAGATCAATTTAACTGGAGTAGAATTCCCTTATTAACTTCAGGGAGGCCATCCCCTTTGTTTATCGCAATTAAGACAGGAATAGTAGAGATTGTCAGTGAAATTATTGATGCGATTCCTCAGTATTATGTGGACCTTCGTAACAATAAAGGTCAAAACATATTGCATTGGGCTGTGATGTACAGACGCGAGGAGATTTTCAACCTGTTAAAAGATAAGGGAATGTCATGGGATAAGATGGCTCGGAAAATTGATGATGATGGCAGCAACTTGCTGCACCTTGTTGCGGACACCGAGCATTACACTGGAGGCACCAAGCCCGGTCCTGCACTCCAACTACAAGAAGAGTTACAGTGGTTTGAT CGTGTGAAGTCGGTTGTTCCCTCTTACTATCCTTTGCTTCGAGCAAAAATGAGTAAAGAGAGCCAAAATCGGCTAAAATTTGCACGTGTGATTGCAAAAGAGGAATTCAAAAATCCTTTGACTCCAAGAATGCTCCTTGAATTGACGCACAAAACACAACTTCAAGAAGCACAGACCTGGATTAAGGGAACCTCTCAGTCATGCTCTACCGTTGCTGCCCTAGTTGCCACTGTTGTTTTTGCTGCCGCCTACACTATACCTGGAGGTGTTAATGAAAGGGGTTTTCCTGTTTTCCTACGTGCTCCTTATTTCATATTTTTCACTGTCATGGATGTGATTGCCTTAGCGTTCTCCCTAACTTCAGTTGTGGCTTTCCTCTCTATCCTCACTTCTCCATTTGAACTTGATGATTTTCGTCGCTCTATCCCTTGGAAACTTAAATTTGGCTTCATTTTACTCTTCCTCTCGGTGATTAGTGCCATGCTTGCATTTGGTGCCACCATCTTACTAGTCATTCGTTCTGAGAAAGAATGGACAACAAGTCTCATTTCCATTGCTGCTTTCTTCCCTGTCTCGGTGTTCACAATATTGCAAATCCATCTATATCGGACAGTAATACAAGATGCTTTTGAAACAGTTTGGAAGATTCTTCCTTCCTTTGGAGTATTTTCTCAATCCCGAGGAAGAAAGCAACATTGA